In a single window of the Veillonella sp. genome:
- a CDS encoding S-layer homology domain-containing protein has protein sequence MKKQFATIFAATAVLGVTTAFAANPFSDVTPDSWAYQAVSQLAQSGIVNGYPDGTFKGQNNITRYEMAQMVAKAMANQDRANAEQQAMINRLADEFSNELNSLGVRVSRLEDRVGNVKVTGDARIRYQGSEDKGVYKNNSKSLTDGRARVQFNGKVNDKTEAVVRVKGNYEFGDSTKGADATIDRAYVDHKFGNHVSAKGGRFQQTIGGGLMYDDTFDGAQLNVGNDKVQVQGAYGYMTSDTGATNGNSKSDNPSVAYVGVKGKVGQESTVGGFYSKLSSGNLNHNGSTVSSDGQDVYGFNADFRKDKVWVGGEWLKASNVNDSQAWTAGVGYGNYEIAKKGTWDVKGQYFNQKANAPIVSSTWDQAYDLTNTSNGYKGYMASVNYAVQDNVGLSAGYGFNSKDQKGNDLSDFYRAELNYKF, from the coding sequence ATGAAAAAACAATTTGCAACAATTTTTGCAGCAACAGCAGTATTAGGTGTAACAACAGCATTCGCTGCAAACCCATTCTCCGATGTAACTCCAGATAGCTGGGCATACCAAGCTGTATCCCAATTAGCACAATCTGGTATCGTTAATGGTTACCCAGATGGCACTTTCAAAGGCCAAAACAATATCACTCGTTATGAAATGGCTCAAATGGTAGCTAAAGCAATGGCTAACCAAGATCGCGCTAATGCAGAACAACAAGCAATGATTAATCGCTTGGCTGATGAGTTCTCCAATGAGTTGAACAGCTTGGGCGTTCGCGTATCTCGTTTGGAAGACCGCGTAGGTAATGTAAAAGTAACTGGTGATGCTCGTATCCGTTACCAAGGTTCTGAAGATAAAGGCGTTTATAAAAATAACAGTAAGTCCTTAACAGATGGCCGTGCACGTGTTCAATTCAACGGTAAAGTAAATGATAAAACTGAAGCTGTTGTTCGTGTAAAAGGTAATTACGAATTCGGTGATTCTACAAAAGGTGCTGATGCAACAATCGATCGTGCTTATGTAGATCATAAATTTGGTAACCACGTATCTGCTAAAGGTGGTCGTTTCCAACAAACAATTGGTGGCGGTTTAATGTACGATGATACATTTGATGGTGCTCAATTGAACGTAGGTAATGACAAAGTTCAAGTACAAGGTGCTTATGGTTACATGACATCTGATACAGGAGCAACAAATGGAAATTCTAAATCCGATAATCCTTCTGTAGCTTATGTAGGTGTTAAAGGTAAAGTTGGTCAAGAATCCACAGTTGGTGGCTTCTACTCTAAATTATCTAGCGGTAACTTGAACCATAACGGTTCCACAGTAAGCTCTGATGGTCAAGACGTATACGGCTTCAATGCAGACTTCCGTAAAGATAAAGTTTGGGTTGGTGGTGAATGGTTAAAAGCTTCCAACGTAAATGATTCCCAAGCTTGGACAGCTGGTGTTGGTTATGGTAACTACGAGATCGCTAAAAAAGGTACATGGGATGTGAAAGGTCAATACTTCAACCAAAAAGCTAACGCTCCAATCGTAAGCTCCACTTGGGACCAAGCATATGACTTAACAAATACATCTAATGGGTACAAAGGTTACATGGCTAGCGTAAACTACGCAGTACAAGATAACGTAGGCTTATCCGCAGGTTATGGTTTTAATTCTAAAGACCAAAAAGGTAATGATCTTTCCGATTTCTACCGTGCAGAATTAAATTACAAATTCTAA
- the lepB gene encoding signal peptidase I, translated as MSNKIVKEILDWIYAIVLALIIAMVIHIFLIQPTRVSGESMEDTLHNGQYLIVTKWHHIMNEMPNYGQIVIIDSRVNRARTWVDDVEEPLMNYASVFNKAAQTNDVWVKRVIGRPGDVLEFKDGHVWRNGEQLQEPYTKDTIMNYTRSTPVTIPEGHVFVMGDNRNHSSDSRFIGPVPVDHVLGFVSYAI; from the coding sequence ATGAGTAATAAAATAGTAAAAGAAATATTAGATTGGATTTATGCCATTGTATTGGCCTTAATTATTGCCATGGTTATTCATATCTTCTTGATTCAACCAACACGTGTATCTGGTGAATCAATGGAGGATACACTACACAATGGCCAATATTTAATTGTAACAAAGTGGCATCATATTATGAATGAAATGCCGAATTATGGACAAATTGTAATCATTGATAGTCGTGTTAATCGCGCTCGTACTTGGGTGGATGATGTAGAAGAACCATTGATGAACTATGCATCTGTATTCAATAAAGCAGCACAAACAAATGATGTTTGGGTTAAGCGCGTTATTGGTCGTCCAGGCGATGTATTAGAGTTTAAAGATGGTCATGTATGGCGTAATGGTGAGCAATTACAAGAACCATATACTAAAGATACAATAATGAATTATACACGCTCTACACCTGTTACTATTCCAGAAGGGCATGTATTTGTGATGGGGGATAATCGAAATCACTCTAGCGATAGTCGTTTTATCGGTCCTGTTCCAGTTGATCACGTGCTAGGTTTTGTATCCTATGCAATTTAA
- a CDS encoding YitT family protein — MKTETSTHNWSNFIMRCVMMTLGALIYTVGLDLFLVPNNIIDGGVVGISLMAAELSGISFSIFVVLFNLPFLYLGYRANGKNFTFSTLFSIVWMAIFSGFAHDFAPITSDPFLGAIFGGIILGIGVGLIIRNGGSLDGSEIVAIIFDKRSSFSVGEIVMAMNLVILGAAGFVYSWNSAMYSLIAYFIAYKMIDITITGLDESKGVMIITDAENSKNIADALNANLNRGVTIMYGEGGYLKQPKHVLYSVVTRLEIMRLKNTVYEVDPSAFITIQDVHDVFGGRFTKNGH, encoded by the coding sequence ATGAAAACTGAAACTTCAACGCATAACTGGTCAAACTTTATTATGCGTTGTGTAATGATGACTTTAGGGGCCCTAATTTATACTGTAGGCTTAGATTTGTTTTTAGTGCCAAATAATATTATTGATGGTGGTGTAGTTGGTATATCCTTGATGGCTGCAGAGCTTTCAGGAATCTCTTTTAGTATTTTCGTGGTACTCTTTAACTTGCCGTTCTTATATCTTGGTTATAGAGCTAATGGTAAAAACTTTACATTCTCTACACTATTTTCTATCGTATGGATGGCTATTTTTTCAGGCTTTGCTCATGATTTCGCGCCTATCACATCAGATCCTTTCTTAGGGGCTATTTTTGGTGGCATCATCTTAGGTATTGGGGTAGGTCTCATAATACGTAATGGTGGTTCTTTAGATGGTTCTGAAATTGTAGCTATCATCTTTGATAAACGCTCAAGTTTCTCAGTTGGTGAAATTGTAATGGCCATGAACCTTGTTATTCTAGGCGCTGCAGGTTTTGTATACAGCTGGAATAGTGCAATGTATTCCTTAATTGCTTATTTCATTGCCTATAAGATGATTGATATTACGATTACAGGCCTTGATGAATCTAAAGGGGTCATGATTATTACCGATGCAGAGAATTCTAAGAATATTGCAGATGCATTAAATGCTAACCTCAATCGTGGTGTTACCATCATGTATGGTGAAGGGGGCTATTTAAAGCAACCTAAGCATGTATTGTATTCTGTAGTAACAAGACTTGAAATTATGAGGTTAAAAAATACTGTTTATGAAGTAGATCCATCGGCATTTATTACGATTCAAGACGTACATGATGTATTTGGCGGTAGATTTACTAAAAATGGTCATTAA
- a CDS encoding S-layer homology domain-containing protein encodes MKKQFAAIFAATAVLGVTTAFAANPFSDVTPDSWAYQAVSQLANAGIVNGYPDGTFKGQNNITRYEMAQMVAKAMANQDRANAEQQAMINRLADEFSNELNNLGVRVARLEDRVGNVKVTGDARLRYRDAEHAKSKFDARARLQFNAKVNDRTDAVVRVASDNFELGNTKDVGVKVDRAYVNHKFGERVSVKAGRFGQAFGGGLMFDGTFDGAQFNAGNDKVNFQAAYGYMVSGENGSLISGNTHGNDLTKEQNVSHTYVGLNGKVGKHTNLGGFYDRVNQDKTAANQYKNIYGFNADANFDKVWVGGEWLKASGVENSQAWTAGLGYGNYNQAKQGTWDVKAQYFNQKANAPIVDTTWNHGYDKTYTKDAKGWMATVDYALQNNVGLSAYYGFDWKTQNGNDKGDLYRADLNYKF; translated from the coding sequence ATGAAAAAACAATTCGCAGCAATCTTTGCAGCAACAGCAGTTTTGGGTGTAACTACTGCATTCGCAGCTAACCCATTCTCCGATGTAACTCCAGATTCTTGGGCATACCAAGCAGTTTCCCAATTGGCTAACGCTGGTATCGTAAATGGTTACCCAGATGGCACTTTCAAAGGCCAAAACAACATCACTCGTTACGAAATGGCTCAAATGGTAGCTAAAGCTATGGCTAACCAAGACCGCGCTAACGCTGAACAACAAGCTATGATCAACCGTTTGGCTGATGAATTCTCCAACGAATTGAACAACTTGGGCGTTCGTGTAGCTCGCTTGGAAGACCGCGTAGGTAACGTAAAAGTTACTGGTGATGCTCGTCTTCGTTACCGTGATGCTGAACACGCTAAATCCAAATTCGACGCTCGTGCACGTTTGCAATTCAACGCAAAAGTTAACGATCGTACAGATGCAGTAGTTCGTGTAGCTTCTGACAACTTTGAATTAGGTAATACAAAAGATGTTGGTGTAAAAGTTGATCGCGCTTATGTTAACCATAAATTCGGCGAACGCGTATCTGTTAAAGCTGGTCGTTTCGGTCAAGCATTTGGTGGTGGCTTAATGTTTGATGGTACTTTCGACGGTGCTCAATTCAACGCTGGTAATGATAAAGTTAACTTCCAAGCCGCTTATGGTTATATGGTTTCTGGCGAAAATGGTAGCCTTATCTCCGGAAACACTCATGGTAATGATTTAACAAAAGAACAAAATGTATCTCATACATATGTTGGTTTGAATGGTAAAGTTGGTAAACATACTAACTTAGGTGGTTTCTATGATCGTGTTAACCAAGACAAAACTGCAGCTAACCAATATAAAAACATTTATGGCTTCAATGCTGACGCTAACTTCGATAAAGTTTGGGTTGGTGGCGAATGGTTGAAAGCTTCTGGCGTTGAAAACTCTCAAGCTTGGACTGCAGGTCTTGGCTATGGTAACTATAACCAAGCTAAACAAGGTACTTGGGATGTTAAAGCTCAATACTTCAACCAAAAAGCTAATGCTCCTATCGTTGATACTACATGGAATCATGGTTACGATAAAACATATACTAAAGATGCTAAAGGTTGGATGGCAACTGTTGACTATGCATTGCAAAATAATGTTGGCTTGTCTGCTTACTACGGTTTTGATTGGAAAACTCAAAACGGTAACGACAAAGGCGACCTCTACCGTGCAGACCTTAACTACAAATTCTAA